One window of Psychrobacillus sp. FSL H8-0483 genomic DNA carries:
- a CDS encoding dihydrofolate reductase — protein sequence MISLIVAHDTNSVIGLDNKMPWHIPGDLAYFKEKTMNKAIVMGRKTYESIGRVLPGRKNIIVTRNPSYKVEGAEVVTNLVDAIALAEAHHEEVMIIGGEQIFREVLPNADRLYITLIQHVFNGDTYFPTYSDDDWVLVETTEEMKTPEGHIYVYLVFDRKVSE from the coding sequence ATGATTTCATTAATCGTTGCACATGATACAAATTCCGTTATTGGACTTGACAATAAAATGCCTTGGCATATACCAGGTGACCTTGCTTATTTTAAAGAAAAAACAATGAATAAAGCAATTGTCATGGGAAGAAAAACGTATGAATCTATCGGTCGAGTATTGCCAGGACGAAAAAATATTATTGTTACTAGAAACCCTTCTTATAAAGTGGAAGGAGCAGAAGTAGTTACTAATCTCGTCGATGCAATTGCACTTGCAGAAGCTCACCATGAGGAAGTAATGATCATTGGTGGAGAACAAATATTTCGAGAGGTGTTGCCGAATGCTGATCGACTGTACATCACATTAATTCAACATGTATTTAATGGTGATACATATTTTCCAACATACAGTGATGATGACTGGGTGCTCGTAGAAACAACAGAAGAAATGAAGACACCAGAAGGTCATATATATGTGTATTTGGTTTTTGATAGAAAAGTTAGTGAATAG
- a CDS encoding YpjP family protein: protein MKKWFQKTIIIAVALLTFGLISPNHFIWEQLLDNKTPTKSISSDANTTEFQKVSLIDTLDPVESISMAAREQSYIKFGNRIGPVIQNEFDDVIFPRIQEAIDATVAKVEGDQASNLSITEQPSGEYHEKIFHIYNETTKEDLIRFHVRTDKKPQDGFYFNFHYHIAEDKYAKHYALGEIFWSKNTPPKWLS, encoded by the coding sequence ATGAAGAAGTGGTTCCAAAAAACAATCATTATAGCGGTTGCTTTATTAACCTTTGGGCTTATATCTCCAAACCATTTTATTTGGGAACAATTATTAGATAACAAAACTCCAACGAAATCGATTTCGTCGGATGCAAATACGACCGAATTTCAAAAAGTAAGTCTTATTGATACTCTAGACCCAGTTGAAAGTATTTCCATGGCAGCTCGAGAGCAATCTTACATAAAATTTGGAAATAGGATTGGTCCAGTTATTCAAAATGAATTTGATGATGTTATCTTCCCAAGAATACAAGAAGCAATTGATGCAACAGTTGCTAAAGTTGAGGGAGACCAAGCTTCTAATTTATCTATTACGGAGCAACCATCAGGTGAGTATCATGAAAAGATATTTCATATCTACAACGAAACGACCAAAGAAGATTTAATCAGATTCCACGTAAGAACGGATAAAAAACCGCAAGACGGGTTTTATTTTAATTTTCATTATCACATAGCAGAAGATAAATACGCAAAACATTATGCTTTAGGCGAGATTTTCTGGTCCAAAAATACACCGCCAAAATGGCTCTCCTAG
- a CDS encoding class I SAM-dependent methyltransferase, whose amino-acid sequence MKTIVTTAGRTNEEYIEKAKKTASELCIAYVTRQKKSVQKMQQEQNAHVLVVSKERLELYKYGSSAPFFFHPNSAAFRMKRLLNGEQDLFLEAVGLAKGDRFLDTTAGLCSDSLIAAYAVGDKGVVDACEKDQMIAYVVGQGLQTYETEIADLQKSMRRIYLIKQDAVDYLKSVDSGSYDVVYIDPMFEEVIVESSNFQSLREAGVHESLSDEWVEEAKRVARKRVVLKAHFRSSLFEKFGFQQQTRLTSKFHYGIIKK is encoded by the coding sequence ATGAAAACAATTGTTACTACTGCAGGGAGAACAAACGAAGAGTACATTGAAAAAGCAAAAAAAACTGCAAGTGAGTTATGTATAGCATACGTGACTAGACAGAAGAAATCTGTTCAAAAAATGCAACAAGAGCAAAATGCTCACGTATTAGTCGTTAGTAAGGAGAGGTTAGAACTGTACAAATACGGTTCTTCTGCTCCTTTTTTCTTTCATCCCAATTCTGCGGCTTTTCGGATGAAACGTTTATTAAATGGAGAACAAGACTTATTTCTAGAAGCTGTGGGTTTAGCAAAAGGAGACCGTTTTTTAGATACGACTGCAGGTTTATGCTCAGACAGTTTAATCGCTGCGTATGCAGTGGGGGATAAGGGCGTTGTCGATGCCTGCGAAAAAGATCAGATGATTGCGTACGTTGTAGGGCAAGGGTTACAAACGTATGAAACAGAAATTGCAGATTTACAGAAGAGTATGCGTAGAATTTATTTAATCAAACAAGATGCAGTAGACTATTTAAAAAGCGTGGACTCCGGCTCTTATGACGTCGTCTATATCGATCCGATGTTTGAAGAAGTGATTGTAGAGTCTTCTAATTTTCAATCACTTAGAGAAGCGGGTGTGCATGAATCGTTATCGGATGAATGGGTGGAAGAAGCAAAACGCGTTGCAAGGAAAAGGGTAGTGTTAAAGGCTCATTTCCGCTCGTCTCTTTTTGAGAAATTCGGGTTTCAACAACAAACGAGATTAACTTCAAAATTTCATTATGGTATTATTAAGAAATAA
- a CDS encoding cupin domain-containing protein, with translation MSSHMVYTSPNTQFAFDVNNSPLVQKDNRNFINILSINQLNTLDNVSLLDIFLSTGNVIEPHYHQNAAELVYCVSGAATVSLLNPFTKQLLNFPIKPGQVANVPQGWWHYEIATIDNTHLLAIFNASTPEVILGSDILTLTPSNVMAYTYCMDENQWKKAIAPVKSSTFIGPPKDCNKANETVSYQYPQYTTHYNNQIYPPQAYFHPNLPNP, from the coding sequence TTGAGCTCTCATATGGTTTATACTTCGCCTAATACGCAGTTCGCTTTTGATGTAAATAACAGTCCACTTGTTCAAAAAGATAATCGGAATTTTATTAATATACTAAGTATTAATCAGTTAAATACATTAGACAATGTGTCTTTACTTGATATTTTTCTTAGCACCGGTAATGTTATTGAACCTCATTACCATCAAAATGCTGCAGAACTAGTGTATTGTGTTTCTGGAGCAGCTACCGTTTCATTACTGAACCCTTTTACAAAGCAATTACTGAATTTTCCCATTAAACCAGGTCAGGTAGCAAACGTTCCTCAAGGCTGGTGGCATTATGAAATTGCTACTATAGACAATACACATCTACTCGCTATTTTTAATGCATCAACACCTGAGGTAATTCTAGGTTCAGATATTTTAACTCTAACACCCTCTAATGTCATGGCATATACTTATTGTATGGATGAAAACCAATGGAAAAAAGCGATTGCTCCCGTTAAGAGTTCCACCTTTATCGGTCCTCCCAAGGACTGCAATAAAGCAAATGAAACCGTTTCTTATCAATACCCCCAATATACGACTCATTACAATAACCAAATATATCCACCTCAAGCGTACTTTCATCCAAACTTACCTAATCCATAG
- a CDS encoding BrxA/BrxB family bacilliredoxin, whose translation MNAYDEYMKEIVKPMRSELTDAGFKELLTPEDVQDHMANAEGVSLVLINSVCGCAAGLARPAVISAVDELEVKPENLVTVFAGQDQEATATMREYFEDVPPSSPSIAIWKDGQLAYFIPREQIESNSMETIKDHLAGVLSQIVSA comes from the coding sequence ATGAACGCGTACGATGAATACATGAAAGAAATAGTGAAACCGATGAGAAGTGAGTTAACAGATGCTGGATTTAAAGAGTTATTAACTCCTGAGGATGTACAAGACCATATGGCAAATGCAGAGGGTGTTTCTTTAGTTTTAATCAATTCTGTTTGTGGTTGTGCGGCAGGACTAGCGAGACCAGCAGTTATTTCTGCTGTGGATGAATTAGAAGTGAAGCCGGAGAATTTAGTGACGGTATTTGCGGGGCAAGATCAAGAAGCTACTGCAACGATGAGAGAGTATTTTGAGGATGTTCCTCCAAGTTCACCTTCTATTGCTATCTGGAAAGATGGGCAATTGGCTTATTTCATTCCTAGAGAACAAATCGAAAGTAATTCGATGGAGACAATTAAAGATCATCTTGCAGGTGTTCTTTCGCAAATTGTTTCTGCATGA
- a CDS encoding DUF421 domain-containing protein: protein MDFIYAQETLTTIQWIMRAIVSFSFLLLATKIMGRRSIAQLRLIDFTIALVLGNILAHPLSDEGLGLKGSLITTSVLVILYLACVFLSLKWNIFKNWLEPSPYTLIKNGEIHYNGISKARITVDHLLSEARKANIEEIQKVALALWEPDGSISFFLSPQLQALTPGDMQMIKKPFYLPMTIIKDGKVDYSQLQQSGKDISWLENKTSILNVNIHDILLATVDEQDELKVYFYK, encoded by the coding sequence ATGGATTTTATTTATGCGCAGGAAACTCTTACAACTATTCAATGGATAATGCGGGCGATTGTTTCATTTTCCTTTTTATTATTAGCAACTAAAATTATGGGACGCAGATCAATTGCACAGTTACGGCTAATCGATTTTACGATTGCTTTAGTCCTCGGAAATATTCTGGCACATCCTTTATCAGACGAAGGATTAGGATTAAAGGGATCTCTTATCACAACAAGCGTATTAGTTATTTTATATTTAGCTTGCGTATTTTTAAGTTTAAAATGGAATATATTTAAAAATTGGCTTGAGCCATCTCCTTACACATTAATCAAAAATGGAGAAATTCATTATAATGGCATATCAAAAGCAAGAATAACGGTTGATCATTTGTTATCAGAAGCTAGAAAGGCAAACATCGAAGAAATTCAGAAGGTTGCACTAGCATTATGGGAGCCTGATGGATCGATATCGTTTTTTTTATCTCCCCAATTACAAGCTTTAACCCCAGGGGATATGCAAATGATTAAAAAACCTTTTTATCTTCCGATGACGATTATTAAAGATGGTAAAGTAGATTATAGTCAATTACAGCAGTCGGGAAAAGATATTAGCTGGTTAGAAAATAAAACGTCCATCTTGAATGTTAATATACACGATATTCTTTTAGCAACAGTTGACGAACAGGATGAATTAAAAGTATATTTTTATAAGTAG
- a CDS encoding thymidylate synthase: MTVEQYLTLCKHIMDNGVVKGDRTGTGTKSVFGYQMRFDLEKGFPLLTTKKTAFRLVVSELLWFLKGDTNVKTLIEANNHIWNEWAFEKWVKSDQYTGPDMTNFGVRAANDPAFKAVVDAQMDIFCSTILSDDSFAKEFGDLGPVYGRQWRSWPDKDGGTIDQLQNLIDQIKKNPNSRRHIITAWNPAEVDEMALPPCHSFMQFYVANGKLSCQLYQRSADVFLGVPFNIASYALLTHLIAKECQLEVGEFVHTLGDAHIYSNHMEQVETQLTRSPRPLPTILLSSEKASIFDFEISDISLVGYDPHPRIKAPIAV, from the coding sequence ATGACAGTGGAACAATACTTAACGTTATGTAAACATATTATGGATAATGGTGTAGTGAAAGGGGATCGTACTGGAACAGGAACGAAGAGTGTCTTTGGATATCAAATGCGTTTTGATTTAGAAAAAGGATTTCCTTTACTTACGACAAAAAAGACAGCATTTCGTTTAGTTGTTAGTGAATTATTATGGTTCTTAAAAGGGGATACAAACGTAAAAACCTTAATTGAAGCAAACAATCATATTTGGAACGAATGGGCGTTTGAAAAATGGGTGAAAAGTGACCAATATACGGGACCTGATATGACCAACTTTGGTGTGCGTGCAGCAAATGATCCTGCGTTTAAGGCAGTAGTGGATGCCCAAATGGATATTTTCTGCTCAACTATATTGTCTGATGATTCATTTGCCAAGGAATTTGGTGATCTAGGACCTGTATATGGTAGACAATGGAGATCATGGCCAGACAAAGACGGAGGGACGATTGATCAGTTGCAAAATCTCATTGATCAAATCAAGAAAAATCCTAATTCTAGAAGACATATTATTACGGCATGGAATCCTGCAGAAGTAGACGAAATGGCTTTACCACCATGCCATAGCTTTATGCAATTCTACGTGGCAAATGGGAAGTTATCTTGTCAACTATACCAACGAAGTGCGGATGTCTTTTTAGGAGTGCCTTTTAATATTGCTTCCTATGCGCTTCTGACGCATTTAATCGCTAAAGAATGTCAGTTAGAAGTTGGAGAGTTTGTCCATACTCTTGGTGATGCACATATCTATTCAAATCATATGGAGCAAGTGGAAACGCAATTAACTCGATCTCCACGTCCATTACCTACCATTTTATTATCTTCAGAGAAAGCGTCTATATTTGACTTTGAGATATCGGATATTTCGTTGGTAGGGTATGACCCTCATCCAAGAATTAAAGCTCCGATTGCGGTATAA